The DNA window TAGTAGATGGGTAGTTATCTCCTGAAGTTGTTCTTCATATCTGTTACCTTGGCCAGACTGGCTATTGCTTTTGGCCTCAGTGAATGTTATTAACAATTAGTCCAATACTTGTCTATTGATACTATGTCCTATTATAGTCTTTAATAACAATGTATGCAAAAGTCATGTTTATTTCCCATGGACCTATACAAAATTTCAGGCAAATaacaatggaaaatgtaaaagtatgtatGCAGTAATATTTGATTGTGTAGACTATAATTCATAAAATGGTGCATAGGAGATAGATTCATTTTAGTGCAAGATCTGTAGCCTGGAAATGCATACAGGGAACACAACACACTTCACTTTTTACAGTTTTAGGATAAACTTTGGGAAGTAacataattattaaatatgttgTGTCCACCACAAATTATCAGGACAGATAAGATAAGGCAGAATATTACATACTTTAACCTATATCCAAGCCTTGGATTGTGGGCAGAAATTTCTACATCATAATGTACTTTGCAGGACCAGGGGATGGCTCTTAGTTCTGCATAGTATGTGTTGTTGATGAGAGGGGCAGCAAGAACACCAGTTGGAGCTCAAGAAGAACAGCTTGAATCTGGAATTGGCAGGGAGAAAGACTATGGGACcctgttttatttcatgttctaaaaaacattatttttgtcttGGTATTGCTGTAGGTCAATTGGTCACACCACCCTCTTCTGCCAATATTTTGGAGAAAACACTCACACTTACATGTCAAGTTTTCTATTTCACTTACCGAATGAATACCTTTTTGCCTGTCTTTCTTGATACTTTTTATGGCATCTTGGAAAAAGTTAAGAACACTTAAAGGTAGAAAGCAGAAATTCAATTTGTCCAAAAGAGGTATGAGGAATGGACACAACACTACAAGTGAAAAGAAACACAGATATAGTGATTAAGTAATAGTTCGGGGAATGGACCACTAAAGCTCCAGCTTTAGCTGATAAGTACATTTCATTAAGAGACTAAACAATTTACCTGTGGTTAGGAACAATGGATTAAAAAAGGAGAACGTAAAAAGCTTTTTTCCATTGGTCACAAATGGATCGTTGGGACTGTTCTGTGAATCCACATTAACACTGAATGACGTGCTGAGAACAATATCCATGCTGTAGCTTCCAAAAATGCTTAAGCAAAAATTAAAGCATTAGTAAGATAACTTTAGATGCTAAAATCAGCTGGTGTCGAAAGAAATATTAATTTCACAGTATTTAGACTGATGCTAAGTACCTAGATTGCAGcaatattcaaaacaataatcaacagaaatgccagtAAATACATCcatagtataatattttaaaaaactttattttaaaggggaaGATTAAAATCATTTCCATCGCTTTTTGTTACCCTTTTAAAACGGTTAACGTGTATTTTAACTTTTGGTTGGTTATGATGGAGCAcctgcttttaaatgatctttttgaaTTATTGTTGATTACCAGTAGGTGACACTGTgtgctcatgtaaagtgtgtaacaaactctaatgaTGTAATGGCAAAAGTTTgatacacactttacataaacaTAGTATACACCAAGATTTTTTCAGTTGTGTTAAAAATGGTCCCTTTCAAGtgtagctaatttttttttgttagcaggAACCTTTCTTTGTTATCAGTTTTATgatgttatacatttataatgtaatGATTAATAGCATTATATGTTAACTTGATATAAGCATGCATACACCACATACTTACTCCTTCATGTTTATAAATTCTTTGTTATCCACTTTCTTCTGCATGTTCTTCACTAAAAGGTCtccataatttttaattattgggAACATCTGTGAGGATGACAAGATTTTTAGTCACAATATAGTACAAAGCACTAAAAACGTTTACTGGCACATGCAGAAAACAGATCGAAATATATGTTGGCTtcgttatatatttttaaaagcttttaattaaaacaaatttattcttaGATGCTCAGTACACATTTACTTTAGGAATctagagattgtaagctctactgaGCAGGGTCCTCATCTACtacctgtgtcattgtttgtatttgtcaagTATGTAGGTTTGCCATCTtcttatttattgtactgcactgCATAAAATATTGGTTCAACCCTAAAacaatttaacaatattttatattcctaatgtgcaattaataaataaaattagctGCGGAATTATTGATCTATTTGTTTTGGTGCATGACTATAACACTGAGCACTTACCATgattaaaaaatgtgcagttagggcctagttttaaaatagatttacagAGCTATCTGACCTGCGGgtattttggaaaaatatctCCATGACTTCATATGCTTCTTTTCATTTAATTGACAACAATTTtctaggcaaaaaaataaaaccttcacaTACTTTCAGATAGAGCTTACCTGGCACTGAAAGGCACCCATGCCAGGTAAAGAACATATTTGTACCTATTTTCCTATTGTATTGGGAAAGATGTGATAGcttatatattcattcattcatgtgtaCAGGAAAGGCTCACCTGTTTCAGTTTTCCACTGGTGAATGTAGGTGACAGCACAGTTCGTATTCGCTTCCATTGGTCATCTGCAGCAATTGATACTGCAGAATTTAGAGGCCCGTTTAGTCCAAAATTCTAAATTTGATAAAGAATACAAATCATTACTGGGTTAATTGGAAACCATATTGTGGTTTATGTATtatcagtacaaaaaaataagaaGTGATAAGAATCATGGTTTTCCTGGTCAACATTTGTGTCTCCATAGCAAGGACTccacatgcaaatgttttttaactaGCTGCCAGTTGCAGACCACCCCATGCTTTATGTATTACTGATTGTGAATGCCAGTTGCACTTGTGATATGGGAAAAAAAGTGATAAGCCTGAATACCAGAATTTCTAGTGTAAGATAAACTGAATATTTTGCTTATGCTGTTGCGTAGcttcagcattttaaaaatgcagcccTGTACGCCAGGTGGAAAAGAAAGCCACTGCTAAGGAAAACTTTTAGTgtataactaaaatattacaaaatgaaaactttaaactataaaagctctttgtttatataatataaaatgttgattatagtaaattttttatatgattgtatgTTCAGCATTTTATCTGTAATAATACCAGAAGAAGTTTAAAGCTctgaaagcttgttttttttagtatctaTGTTGaccattaaaatgtatgtctttgactatttatttttgccttccctggccctgatttataaaagttctccaaggctggagagaatacactttcatcagtgaagctgggtaatccagcaaacctgtaatggatttcctaaaagtcaagctatttgttagcaaatgttttcaatcctggaccagatccattctaagtttgctggatcacccagcttcactgatgaaagtgtattctctccagctttggagaactttaataaatcagggcctgtgtctCAGCATTTCACAAATATATATCGATGATTATGGTTATTTTCATTAGTATTATAATATAGTACTATAATAAagtaatgtagtaaaaaaaatacaggctgACAAAAACTGAGACCTTGGCTGAAGGAAAACACTACAAAGTTGGATCTTAGAatctaaacatttacaaaatgtagtAAGATTTGTGAAAATGAGTACTAGAACTTACCCTTCTGTTTGTGAATATACTGTAACATTCCTTCACAAGAATGGTTTTTATGATTGCTGGATCCATAATAGCTAGAACTGGCTGCCTACCATCAAAAAACCTGCATAAAACAACACGTATACATGAAAAGATGATCTGTTAGCTAATGCCACATGCACCAGATATACTGACTAATTTCAGACCCAGTGAGCACAGGCCTTTCTTTGACCGTTTCATTGCAGCAGTGAACCTGTTTAACATCCTGTGCCTAAAGTGTCACTTTTATTGCTGGAGATCTGAACATAAACTATTTTACATGTCTGGTCAGGTGGACAACTAACAATGACTGCACAATGGAATTTATCTTGAAATGTTACTACAATATCAAATAGTGCTTAGGTGACTACACTTTCAGTTATATCATACATTGAAGTTTGCCTCTAAACTCGCATTAGTAGCAAACATAAGGTCAAAGCCTAATCTGGCTCACATTGTAGATGGGACACAACACAGATCTCTGAAACCTGGACCACAACACTCATATTAATGACTGCTCTATGACTTGTTATGACGCTGTGTTCATATAGGCATACGATAATGGGCCTTTATTGTCTGAAGAACCTTTATACTTCAATACCAACTGAACAACAGGCCTTTCATAAATTAGGGGAAACATAGCAAGGCACTAAAGGGGAAGAACACCCTTTCAAGGGCTGGTCAAGGGGAAAACCATTGCTCAGTTATTTCTGCAaggaattgtatttttaaactcAATAAAGTGGGAACTTACCCCCATATTTTGCCATATTTCTTATAACATTCCATGTCAAATTCAAAAACACCCTGTAAAAGAATTGTTTACAAAGACTGAGACACAGCACAGCATATACGGTCTGCAGcaatttagtattattttaaagtCACTTTTTAAAGTGATCAAGCTTAAACACACTTCACCATACAGGTAAACAGTTtataaaccttttgttttgaGAATTGAGGTTTAACCACCTGAcccaagtttgtatccaatcaaatacaaaatataaatttaaatttccaagttatttacttttattttattttttttttattttttgtattggattggatacaggagtttgtattcaatccaatacaaaatgacagtttgaatttaccaattacaaactttNNNNNNNNNNNNNNNNNNNNNNNNNNNNNNNNNNNNNNNNNNNNNNNNNNNNNNNNNNNNNNNNNNNNNNNNNNNNNNNNNNNNNNNNNNNNNNNNNNNNNNNNNNNNNNNNNNNNNNNNNNNNNNNNNNNNNNNNNNNNNNNNNNNNNNNNNNNNNNNNNNNNNNNNNNNNNNNNNNNNNNNNNNNNNNNNNNNNNNNNNNNNNNNNNNNNNNNNNNNNNNNNNNNNNNNNNNNNNNNNNNNNNNNNNNNNNNNNNNNNNNNNNNNNNNNNNNNNNNNNNNNNNNNNNNNNNNNNNNNNNNNNNNNNNNNNNNNNNNNNNNNNNNNNNNNNNNNNNNNNNNNNNNNNNNNNNNNNNNNNNNNNNNNNNNNNNNNNNNNNNNNNAACGACGCttgaataggaaaacgacgctggatgtgcacagcgggaccatggaggtaaggatgtgacaaaaatacgggcttaaccatcctagccattttttttttgcccgtacgaaggtcgggcttaacggctaggtggttaatgtgCTTTTGTTTTGCCTTGCCTGGTCCTTTATAAGCACTATCAACATGCTAATGGtgtttaaaaaaacctttccaaatCTATTACATTGCCAATTTTAGACCCATTGATGCTCCCACTGGGTCTCGGTGCTGCTGATTACTGCTCCTGTAGGAGCCCTCCCCCTCCAACAAGCAGTAGCCTGGCTCTGATGCAAGTGGGGGGTTGGCATTATGATATCAaaatgctttaaagtggaactaaagtcccattttaCAAATCTGTGATTCAGGAaggtttttttgcagaaagggacagcaaatgtctattctgcaataactgttcttatctATGTGACTGCAAACCGGTTGTCAAATTTTGCTAAGCTGAGAATGAGCGGGGATTTGCTTAGCATTGGTTGCCAGAGAAACCCTGCAATACCGACTTCCCCTGCGCATGCTGGAAATAAAAGACCTCCCACTCCCCTGCGTGAAAGTTTTATCAACCCAGCAAGAATCATcatcaggaagaaaagaagaatgaagatggcaggTCCTTGAatagaacagggacagatgagtaaTCGTGGGAGAAGgaatctgtacaactgtgcaagactgaaaatGAGACAGAAGTTCAGCTTATGTTCAGCTTCTTCTTCAgctagtgttattttatttttccagtgcCATTGTATAAAAACTGCCATGAAAAGATTCTTTCTAGAatcattgtgtaaatatttacacagaaattggcAGAAATATGTATCATATTCTATTAAGGAAAATTTCTAATCCTGTTTAAATGAAACGCAAACAAACTGGCTTTATACCTTGAAGAGGTAAGTGACTGCACATAGCTACATATTATAcagagttctaaaaaaaaaataaaaaaaggaagtgggTGGGGAGGGTTACGGCCAAGGATGTACTGCAAAGGCAACTAAAACTGCAGCAGAAGTGAATTGACCTTAGCCTTGATTAACTGTTTGCTTAGCATCTGCCTCTTCCATCTTTTGTATTGTTGCATTCACTGAGCCATATGATATGTAACCAGAGTGACTATTTACTCTATGCTATGTTTGTTTTAATAGGTTAATAATGGCTTATTTCCCGGATAAGTATgtatgatttgtatgttttattcagAAAAGTGTAATTACTAGTTGCCAGTAAAGGCTTTCATTTACGCACCAACTCAGATATTGATCAAATACTGGCAAATAGCGTATTGGTCTCCACACTCGTTTTGgaaatctgtttaaaaatgtgaGCTAAAAAGTTTACTTGATTAGTGATATAATGCTGTATTGTATAGCTGATCACACACTATACAATCCATGCACAAATTCCATAGATTTATTAGCAACAATATAGCTTTCAGGTCAACATAATCAGGTAGGCCCATTCCAGGTGGTGCTGAATCTTTCTTCCTGGTTTgggatttttggccatcttgattagtgCAGAATGATACAGCTTGCATGTGCATATGAGATCAATGAGCTATGCCAGGATAAGTATTTTAGCTTTCCATGCAAGATTGCAAgcaaacaggtaagtttattttgttgtaaaaggGACATCATTTCAAACAGGATATAGACATTCAATCAGTTACAAAACAAGTAGCAAAAAAGCCTTAATCTAAGCCATCATTGATGAATTAATTATTTCATATCACCAACAGCCAGAGAGGTAAATTGTTATCATACTATTTGTACagattatgttaatattttagtgGGCAAGGCATAGGTAATGTCTGGTTAAAATTGAAACCCTCTGTACGAAGGTTGGGATTACCTAATacgcacatttttgttttcaagaaaAGTTCCAATAAATGGCAGGGGTTTAGGACCTGGAATTCCATACTTCTTGAAAATTCTGTAAGGCCAAATCCCATAGCTGGAAAAAAAAGAGCAGATGGCAAGTGTGAGTGCACAAGAAATGCTAGGTATCATTAAAGCAAATACATGAAAATCTCCccaacacagtaataaaaaaaaacccttcaacCCCTCTAAGCTCTATGCAAACCTACCAAAAAAAGATTTGGACTTCACTTGGGCTTTAACTATTCTAAGGGACTAGACCAATTCAATGGCAATTGTAAGATCTGCTGAGGctgtttattgaaaatgtatgttttattctttttttcccctacgTTTTCTAAATACTCTACCCTGTTCAGTGGGACTCCagtttctttttcacttttcccTCCCCTTACTTTTTATCCCTGCGATTCTCTTCTCTAAGCGTAAGCTAGTGCCAAGACATAAGGCTTTAGCACGAAACCTTTCCCCACTTTACTGACTATACAAAGGTGGTCACACACCTATTTACAgttttgttaatactttgaatCTCTTTTTGTAGTTCgctaattttttaaatcttaataaaaatattgaaacagaaaatttgtgtattatttatgtattgaatAAAGTGTGCTGCAATCTAAAAGAGTTGCCTATAGCAGCCAGTCAGGATCTTTTCCAGTACACAGTGGGGTCTATTTATGTTTTCGCCCAAGATTTATCCAGCTTTTATCAACACTTTACCTATTGTTCACATAGGATACAGCTAGAAAatgtttattcatacatttttttctattatatatatatatatatatatactcctaaTAACAAATATAGTCATgcacatttcacttttttcagaCTACATGAAGCAGCAGCTATTGTGCCAATATTACCTCCTGTGTATACATTACAGGGATCATAACAAAATGACGCCGGCAGTTAGCCCTGTTTATGAGGCTGATATTTTTCTACTCAGTTGATGCAATAACAACAGTAGACATACATTAGATTTAATAGATTGCCTCTCCCTCCCCTGTGCAAATACTGGGGAACAGGTTGGCTCTCTCCCTAAAATTAAACAAATCCTAATAATCTTGGTgacataatattttgttatataagaCAATGCTGTCCTCCTTTAGCAAGAATGTAACCAATATGTCAAAAACAAACTATTTACTGAATGCTTCAAAAGAGAGATGAGTTCAGAAAACTCTTTAAACCAATAAATATACTAATCCTATAATCCTATCCCACAGCCCTGTTTGTATTTGGTAAATAAAGAACTATTCTTTTTAGTATAAAGCTCCTGTCATAAAGTTTGTTCTGAAGAAAAGAATTATTGCTgcctatattattataattattattaaataatcataaacagtatttatatagtgccaacttattacatagcgctgtacattaaatagggatagaaATTGACAAACACAAACCCAAACACTGGAGGAGAGAACCCCTCCCAGAAGCTTATAGCAAAGCGTTGCCTTCTATCATTAGGGTACTAACTGAAAAGTGTACAACATGAAATAACAAAGACATTTTCacagtcaaaacattaaaaaaataagcaagcTAACTCAAAGGGAATATGTAAGTGTAAACGGTTAATTATTACACAATGCTAAACTCACTAAGTGAGAAGTGCCAGCAAAAGGATTAGCAGGATCCATGTTTCCTTGGAGAACTCTGGaatgaaatacatgtttttatcttGCTTAGTTGTTGGATCTTCCCTTAAATATACCAGGTctttcccttcttcttctttttctttctctcttcttcttcttctctttctgcaCTTCTGACTGTTTCTCTTTGGCAGCTGTAATTATACCTTTCCCTATACAGATGTGACGTCTGTATGGGTGGAGACCAGTGACACAGTATACAACAGGGCATAGTCTAGAGGCCCAGCCTATAGGTTTGTGCAGAGAAACCACAACTTCATGGTTATCTGTTGTTCTGAAAGCATTAAGCTTGTAGGGAAGGGGAGGAGGTGGGAGGGAAGTGAAGATATGGAGGGAGTAGGTTTCAGAGTATCAGCTTAATGTGCCTCCACTACTGACAGTGTAATCAAGGGCAATCACCAGGAagtaatgaaattgttttttagaaCTCCAAAGGAGAAACTCCAACAAAGCTCACCAGACTTGAGCCATATCTTGAATTTAACGTTACAGAATGACATGTTCAACAGTTTACAATAAACATCACACTTCGTCTTCTCTCACATCAGCTTAAATTTGTAGAACACTGCTGCATTCGGAAGGCAGCAAATTACTCACCATAACAAATTGGCCCTCTTTGTACTCTTTCCACTTCCTGGTAAAACAGGACCCATGAGTGGCTCCTGTTCCCTAAATATCCTCCGGACCTTAATTATCCACCCAATTCTTGAGAGTTGGAAGTAACAATAATGGTGTACCcaaaatgtcagcactatacaTGGAAATATACATACTAATATGGAttccctgtaatgtaaaaaactacacaagcaaaaaaaaaaaaattgtattagatTTTCTAAAAATAGTGACACCTAGCTAAAAGAACACCACAGCCCCATTAAGGTTAAACCATGTGTTAGTGGCAGCAGCCAAACAATACCATGAAAACTAAATAGCATCACAGCTGCAGTGGACAGCTGTACCAAACCACCCATCTACAATGGCTGAATAACCGAGTTCACCCTCCAAAGCTGGAAACAGGAAGTTACCTGCATCATTCCGATCACAGCGACCTATTGCCTTCTATGGCGTCAGGCTTACATACTGTAGGAATGGTTCAGCTAGCTTGCTGCATTTGCCTATTAATACAAACCCTGCAGTGGTCTTGCGGGTATAACTGCATTGTCTATATAGTGTTTGATAAACACGTATGTATGTTCTGCTATGTTTTAGAGCATGGGTCCCCAAATTATGGTGTACAGGCTAAATCTGGCCCACAAGGCTTTTTAAACGGCTCAGCAGCATTGTCAAGTTGTTAATGCTGCTTGACCTCGAGTTGAGGTGATAGATCAGTAATATAAACATGCTTGCAGATTACaggccagtatttttttttataaattccctTGTAATAAAACCCCTAAAAAGCCATGTGACTGGTTGGCGCACAAAAGTGTCTCTCTGATAATCTAGCTCTTTTATTGGCTATAACTGCTGGTCAACAAgaaaatggccagcaatgtttaaaaatgcataaaagtaaatgtttctatattttgcTTGTTCTGGCAATAGCCCCTCCCATGtgtaccattttttaaaatgttctaatttgtttttatgtagttGCTAATTGGCATGCTGAAAAATAAGATTCAATGCCATGGTAGTTTTGATGGGGTTTCATGTTGCAGCtcactataaatacatttgtatctgtacaaTTTTAACTTTGATGACCCTAGGTCACATCAGGACTGCTGGAAAACAATTAGCAACAGTGAACTGTTTACTTCAGATTAAAACAGTTAGTGGAAAAAGGGAACAGATAAGTATCAcataaaaaaacttcttttaaTGAAAAGTGCATTAAGAAGtagatatttttcatatttaaagtatatgctGGATCACTCCAGCATTCGTAGTCAAGCTATGGTCTGGGGGAGTCTATTTTTCCTATTGCGTgcacattttaaagtaaagttttctatttttttcttactttttatataaaatctttagggcttgttcagacagAGATGGGGAGTTTTTTTCAGGAGTTAACACTGAACCAAATAGGTTTGTTCATTGTCCTTCATTTCACAGGAGGCAGGAAGGGGCAGCATTTCCATGCGGTTTTCTGGACAGTTAATGCAGCATCCGGGGGCAGTTTGTGACCTCTGCCACCTCTATGGACTTGAATGGATAGTGTTAAAAAATTCCTAAGATGActtgtgcaggcatttgcaactgATTCAGGTAAGATACCCATAGAGAGAAATTTCCACAGTACTGGCTATTCACATAtactaaataaacaaacatgaaaatattgtacatacagAATGGAGCTGGAGCTTTTGTGTGTATGGTATCCAAAAGGTTTGGGCAAGCTCTATCATTACCAAAATGATAATGTTACCAAAAATTTACCTAAGTCTATGACAAATGGAGGAGGAAGGATGAGCCAGGGGCAACCTGCTGCATCTTCCTTATCAGAAAATGACATCAATTATCCTAAGTTGGTCCTTTATTTAACTGCCAGGATGGATCAATAAACGACGACAAGGGCCCACTGTACACACAGATTTTCATGCTACAATTGCCTGCCTAAGAGTGAAGCAGAACCTAAAGATATTTCCAATTGCCTGGCACTGTTTATCATAAATTTATTTGCATTGTCCCCTAGTAAACGGATAAGTAAATTAAGTGCTTTGACTGTGTGTTGTACTAACAACTGCTGTTTTCATAGCAAATGCCCTATATTCCAGCCTTTACAAAATGCAGACAACAGACAATGATCTCCTAGTCTAAGCAATGAATCCATTCACCCAGAGGCACGCTGTCTTTGTCACCTGTTGCAGATCATAAATCCAGACTCTCAAATCATACACTTATCCAGACTTTCAAATCATAACACTACTTGCTTTTTTTGCAGAGTACTACTCATTTATTGCTCCCCCTTTCTGCACTGAGATGGACAAATGGCAGGCCATTTCATGCTTTTGTAGAATAGTGCTATATCACTGCCATATCAGCAGGTCATAGCAAGAACTATGGTCATCAGTTTCTtcatggctgttttttttatgacCTCTTCCTCA is part of the Pyxicephalus adspersus chromosome 3, UCB_Pads_2.0, whole genome shotgun sequence genome and encodes:
- the LOC140327000 gene encoding cytochrome P450 3A21-like isoform X1, translated to MYFIPEFSKETWILLILLLALLTYYGIWPYRIFKKYGIPGPKPLPFIGTFLENKNGVFEFDMECYKKYGKIWGFFDGRQPVLAIMDPAIIKTILVKECYSIFTNRRNFGLNGPLNSAVSIAADDQWKRIRTVLSPTFTSGKLKQMFPIIKNYGDLLVKNMQKKVDNKEFINMKDIFGSYSMDIVLSTSFSVNVDSQNSPNDPFVTNGKKLFTFSFFNPLFLTTVLCPFLIPLLDKLNFCFLPLSVLNFFQDAIKSIKKDRQKGIHSDRVDFLQLMVDSQNQEGTSSGEESHGYKELTDTEIMAQGLIFIMAGYETTSTTLMFLAYHLATHPDVQTKLQEEIDTHLPNKAPPTYETLMQMEYLDMVIYESLRLYPAAGRIERVCKKTTEINGVTIPEGVVTVIPAFVLHRDPALWTDPEEFRPERFSKESRETLDPYTFLPFGSGPRNCIGMRFAMINMKSAITLLLQNFNFRTCKDTPIPLQIDTKGFLKTTKPVILNLVPREAQKTEN